TTTCCGGTCTGGCCGACCTGCATGTCGTGGGGAGCATAGCCCGAGTCGACGGCGGCGCGGGAAGCGCCGACGGTGGCGCCGATGACGTCGGCCAGCTCCTGGAGGATCTTGAAGTTGGCCGCTTCCTTCATGGCCCGGCCGCCCGAGACGATGATCTCGGCTTCGGTCAGGTCGACCTTGTCGGAAGCGCCCTTCTGCAGCTCCTTCATCTCGGCCTTGATGTCGCCCGGGTCGACGTCCTTCTTCAGGACTTCGGCGGTGGCGCCGGCCTGGGCCGCGCCGATGCCGAAGGAGTTGGGACGGATCAGGGCCATCTGGGGCTTGGAGTTGGGGATCTTCACGTCGACCAGCGCCTTGCCCGAATAGATCGGGTGGGTCGCCAACAGCTTGCCGTCGCCGTCGATCTTGAGGTCGACCGAGTCGGCGGCTAAGCCGGTCTCGAGGCGGGCGGCGAGGCGCGGGAAGAAGTCGCGGCCAGCCGGCGAGGCGGTGCCGAGGACGATGTCGGGATTCGACTCCTTGATGTAGCCGGCCAGGGCGTTGACGAAGCCCAGGGTGCTGTACTTGTCGAGCTTGGGGCTCGAGAGCACCGTGACCTTCTTGACGCCGTAGGGCGCCAGCTCGTTGGCCAGGCCTTCGACGCCGTTGCCGATCAGGACCGCTTCGCATTGACCGCCGATCTTGGCGGCGAGCTCGGCGCCCTTGCTGGCCAGCTCCAGCGAAGTCTTCTTGAGTTTTCCATCTTGGTGTTCTGCAAAAATCAAAACGTTAGCCATGGTAATTCTCCTGATTTCTTTTCGTTAGAGGACTTTCGCTTCTTCTCGGAGCAAGCGGACGAGTTCCTTGACTTGGGTGGTGGCATCGCCTTGCAGCATCTTTCCCGGCGGCTTTTCGGCCGGCAGGCGGTAGTTGCTGTAGACCAGCTTGGGTTGGGCGTCGCCCTTCTCGGCGCTGAGCTTGAGGGTTTCGACCGGCTTGGTCTTGGCCTTCATGATGCCGGGTAGCGAGGCGTA
The DNA window shown above is from bacterium and carries:
- a CDS encoding electron transfer flavoprotein subunit alpha/FixB family protein, with amino-acid sequence MANVLIFAEHQDGKLKKTSLELASKGAELAAKIGGQCEAVLIGNGVEGLANELAPYGVKKVTVLSSPKLDKYSTLGFVNALAGYIKESNPDIVLGTASPAGRDFFPRLAARLETGLAADSVDLKIDGDGKLLATHPIYSGKALVDVKIPNSKPQMALIRPNSFGIGAAQAGATAEVLKKDVDPGDIKAEMKELQKGASDKVDLTEAEIIVSGGRAMKEAANFKILQELADVIGATVGASRAAVDSGYAPHDMQVGQTGKVVNPKLYMAFGISGAIQHLAGMRTSKIIVAVNKDAEAPIFQKADYGIVGDLFEIVPLLTAEFKKTLSE
- a CDS encoding electron transfer flavoprotein beta subunit/FixA family protein, which encodes YASLPGIMKAKTKPVETLKLSAEKGDAQPKLVYSNYRLPAEKPPGKMLQGDATTQVKELVRLLREEAKVL